The proteins below are encoded in one region of Gopherus flavomarginatus isolate rGopFla2 chromosome 12, rGopFla2.mat.asm, whole genome shotgun sequence:
- the LOC127032156 gene encoding olfactory receptor 1009-like, which translates to MGNQTEVTEFIILGLSNDPQMQIFLFLMFLVVYLITLLANMVIMLVIRADPHLHSPMYFFLSHLSFVDICCSSAIVPKMLVHFLAEHKTISVNSCITQIFFIFLLAVTEGCILSAMAYDRYAAICDPLHYMDTMSKGICFQLVSGAWAIGFIDALFNTVFALKLHFCGPNQINHFSCELPSVLRLSCTETLTNQVMLFTSVVILGSSSFLFTLISYIHIISTILRIRSAEGRRKAFSTCSSHLTVVGLLYLTAFFQYTKPNSVSSMVLDEMFSIQYSILSPMLNPIIYSLKNKDVKTAIGKMLGEYNFFKYCRSYLKTNKQPKQRA; encoded by the coding sequence ATGGGAAATCAAACCGAAGTGACTGAATTTATTATCCTGGGACTTTCCAATGATCCTCAGATGCAGATTTTCCTCTTCCTGATGTTTTTAGTTGTCTATCTAATCACGCTTTTGGCAAATATGGTGATCATGCTGGTGATAAGGGCTGATCCTCACCTTCACAGCCCAATGTACTTCTTCCTGTCTCATTTATCCTTTGTTGATATCTGCTGTTCCTCAGCCATTGTCCCTAAGATGTTGGTGCATTTCTTAGCAGAGCACAAAACCATTTCTGTCAATAGCTGCATTACACAGATATTCTTCATTTTCCTGCTAGCTGTTACAGAAGGTTGTATTCTCTCAGCAATGGCTTATGACCGCTACGCTGCCATCTGTGACCCATTACATTACATGGATACAATGAGCAAAGGGATCTGTTTTCAGCTGGTGAGTGGTGCATGGGCGATAGGCTTCATAGATGCCCTGtttaacactgtttttgccctcaAGCTGCATTTCTGTGGGCCCAATCAAATCAACCATTTCAGCTGTGAGCTCCCTAGTGTATTACGTCTGTCCTGCACTGAGACCCTCACCAATCAAGTGATGCTTTTTACTTCTGTTGTCATACTTGGATCAAGCTCCTTTCTCTTCACCCTGATCTCCTACATTcatatcatctccaccatcctgaggaTACGTTCTGCAGAAGGCAGgcgtaaagccttctccacctgcagctcccaccttacTGTGGTTGGTTTGTTGTACTTGACAGCTTTTTTCCAATACACCAAACCCAACTCAGTCTCATCTATGGTTCTGGATGAAATGTTCTCCATCCAGTACAGCATCTTGTctcccatgttaaaccccatcatctacagcctgaaaaacaaGGATGTGAAAACAGCTATAGGGAAAATGTTGGGGGAATACAATTTTTTCAAGTACTGTCgatcttatttaaaaacaaacaaacaaccaaaacaaagagcatag
- the LOC127032157 gene encoding olfactory receptor 11L1-like, whose product MPDVEGENQTTITEFILLAFGDLHELKIPVFMVFLAIYIVTVTGNILIIVTVSYNHNLHNPMYFFLGNLSVLEVCYTTSITPKMLKTLLVVQEDISFSSCLLQFYIFGSLVVAECFLLAAMSYDRYLAICKPLHYASTMSFQLCFQLAVGSWVIGFLSLVITMPMVSRLPFCASKEIDHFFCDLTPIIKLSCGDTYMVRIPAFIIASLVSFLPFLLTLLSYYKIISTILKIPSTSGKQKTFSTCSSHLIVVSVFYGTLMVVYAAPIANRWPNLNKTFSVLYTVVTPLINPIVYSLRNTEFKETLRKLFSKNPC is encoded by the coding sequence ATGCCTGATGTAGAGGGGGAAAACCAAACGACCATCACAGAGTTCATCCTCCTGGCATTCGGTGACCTTCATGAGCTGAAGATCCCTGTATTCATGGTGTTCCTGGCTATCTACATAGTAACAGTCACTGGGAATATCCTGATCATTGTGACGGTATCATATAACCACAACCTGCACAAccccatgtactttttcctggGCAACCTGTCTGTCCTGGAAGTCTGCTACACTACCAGCATCACCCCTAAGATGCTGAAAACCCTCCTGGTGGTGCAAGAAGACATTTCCTTCTCTTCTTGTCTCCTGCAATTCTACATCTTCGGATCTCTGGTGGTTGCCGAGTGCTTCCTGCTTGCTGCCATGTCCTACGACCGTTACTTGGCCATATGCAAACCACTGCATTATGCCTCCACCATGAGCTTCCAGCTTTGCTTTCAGCTGGCAGTGGGGTCATGGGTCATTGGGTTCCTTTCACTGGTGATCACCATGCCCATGGTTTCTAGGTTACCCTTCTGTGCTTCCAAGGAGAtcgaccatttcttctgtgacctgACACCCATCATTAAACTCTCCTGTGGGGATACCTACATGGTCAGGATACCGGCTTTCATCATAGCCTCCCTTGTGTCCTTCTTGCCTTTCCTTCTAACCCTACTGTCCTACTACAAAATAATCTCCACCATCCTGAAGATCCCTTCCACCTCTGGGAAGCAGAAaaccttctccacctgctcctcccacctcattgtggtgTCTGTGTTCTATGGCACACTTATGGTGGTCTACGCAGCTCCCATAGCCAACCGGTGGCCAAACTTAAACAAGACCTTTTCCGTGTTGTACACAGTGGTGACACCACTGATCAACCCCATCGTATACAGCCTGAGAAATACAGAGTTCAAAGAGACATTGAGAAAGCTTTTCAGTAAAAATCCATGCTAA